A region from the Mercenaria mercenaria strain notata chromosome 7, MADL_Memer_1, whole genome shotgun sequence genome encodes:
- the LOC123560182 gene encoding uncharacterized protein LOC123560182, with translation MYNWLYYSASKGGYCCKVCELFYSFSPGVTNKAFIDGTSLSDHPERKFSTHDKSNSHMKAHEWYTSSLIKQGALEKAFKNAEKTNLSEKEIKQNREYVGTLITSLYYIIRNRWSLNSFDGFIETPADLECPSILQYYNANPTVKYKSSTSTKEILDVIDKYFEKSILEEVRSCDFYSILADESTDDANRTQFAVLIRCLSDGDVQEHLVGIINVKKTDAASLMDAIQIFLNSHDIDITKAVFCAFDGCNTMSGVNTGL, from the exons ATGTACAACTGGTTGTATTACAGTGCTAGTAAAGGAGGCTACTGCTGTAAAGTATGTGAACTGTTCTACTCTTTCAGTCCTGGGGTGACTAATAAAGCATTTATTGATGGCACGAGTTTAAGTGACCACCCTGAGCGGAAGTTTTCTACTCATGACAAGTCTAACTCACACATGAAAGCTCATGAGTGGTATACATCATCACTGATTAAACAAGGGGCTCTAGAAAAGGCATTTAAAAACGCTGAGAAAACAAATTTGTccgaaaaagaaataaaacaaaatagagaaTACGTTGGCACTCTTATTACTagtttatattacattattagaAATAGATGGTCTCTGAACAGCTTTGATGGATTTATCGAAACACCAGCTGACCTTGAATGCCCAAGTATTTTACAATACTACAATGCCAATCCTACAGTCAAATACAAATCTAGTACTTCTACAAAAGAAATTCTTGATGTTATTGACAAATACTTTGAGAAGTCAATATTAGAAGAAGTCAGATCCTGTGATTTCTATTCAATCCTTGCTGATGAGTCCACAGATGATGCAAACAGAACACAGTTTGCAGTCCTTATCAGATGCCTAAGTGATGGTGATGTACAGGAACATTTAGTAGGAATCATTAATGTAAAGAAAACTGATGCTGCTAGCTTGATGGATGCCATTCAGATCTTCCTCAACTCCCATGACATAGACATAACGAAGGCCGTGTTTTGTGCATTTGATGGATGCAACACTATGAGCGGTGTCAATACAG GCCTATAA